A DNA window from Oscillospiraceae bacterium contains the following coding sequences:
- a CDS encoding DUF4145 domain-containing protein translates to MTNFDFLKSDPQFATFSDVAISAEKILNIDVAASVVNCRRAMEFAVKWMYSVDKDLEMPYDTTLVALMSTEEFRDVVGSDLLFRMTYIRKRGNEAAHSGNKVTLEQAKLCVENLYIFMDFVACCYSEKYNEIITPFDKALLEKPGEDVPDKQKELDFEKLVAENKALKDELTARRTEQQQTYVPKPLDLSEFKTRKIYIDTMLQDAGWVENDTWENEVELPGMPNKSEVGYADYVLYDDTHKPLAVIEAKKTCVDVSKGRQQAKLYADILEKQYGRRPVIFLTNGFETRIDDGRYPERKVATIYSKRDLEKMFNLRKTRTSLKNAMVDKNIAGRYYQEGAIKAVCDSLDIKNRRKALLVMATGSGKTRTVIALCKVLAEHNWIKNILFLADRNSLVTQAKRAFVNLYKDLSVTNLCEEKDNFSARCVFSTYQTMYNCIDEIKDDEGKLFTSGHFDLVICDEAHRSIYNKYRDIFNYFDAPLVGLTATPKDEIDKNTYEIFELENGVPTYGYELAEAVKDGYLVDYISIETKLKFLEEGISYNELSDEEKEEYENKFTDENGELPDHINNTALNEWIFNEDTIKQVLHTLMTDGIKVNYGETLGKTIIFAKNHDHAEKIFEVFGKEYPHLVGYAKVIDNYIKYAQSAIDEFSEGDKLPRIAISVDMLDTGIDVPEVLNLVFFKKVMSKAKFWQMIGRGTRLCPNLLDGEDKKKFYIFDFCNNFAFFRMHKGKPTANQLALQGAIFNLKAQIAFKLQDIAYQTKDLIAFRKSLIDEMVAKVQELNKDNFAVKQHLKYVELYANKENYNALTYEDTLIMGEELAPLINPDEDEVSAVRFDALMYGIELAYLIGKKYTRARKDLAKKVAAIASVANIPEIAAKSELIDKILNTDYVENSGINEFEYIRTSLRDLMKYIPIIDRTTYTTHFVDDILSVEWNEAELESDDLKNYKAKAEYYVRKHQDESVIAKLKSNIPLTKDDILMLEKILWNEVGTKDEYTAEYGEKPLGEFVREIVGLDMNAAKEAFSEFLNNANLDSRQIYFVNQIVEYIVHNGMMKDLSVLQDSPFTDRGSVVEVFTDLSVWARIRKVIESINMNAAA, encoded by the coding sequence ATGACAAACTTTGATTTCTTAAAATCTGATCCGCAATTTGCCACATTTAGCGATGTGGCTATTTCTGCTGAAAAGATATTGAATATTGATGTGGCAGCATCCGTAGTGAACTGCCGCAGAGCGATGGAATTTGCGGTAAAATGGATGTATTCTGTTGATAAGGATTTGGAAATGCCTTATGACACCACCTTGGTAGCACTTATGAGTACCGAGGAATTTCGTGATGTCGTTGGTAGTGACCTGCTATTTCGAATGACCTATATCCGTAAGCGTGGAAACGAAGCGGCACATTCGGGAAATAAAGTTACACTTGAACAAGCAAAGCTGTGCGTAGAAAATCTCTACATATTTATGGACTTTGTGGCTTGTTGTTACTCGGAAAAATATAATGAGATTATAACACCATTTGATAAAGCACTTCTTGAAAAACCAGGTGAAGATGTTCCTGACAAGCAAAAGGAACTTGATTTTGAGAAATTAGTTGCTGAAAATAAGGCATTAAAAGATGAACTTACTGCAAGACGTACCGAACAGCAACAGACTTATGTTCCAAAGCCTCTTGATTTATCTGAATTTAAGACAAGAAAAATATACATAGACACAATGCTACAAGATGCAGGTTGGGTAGAAAATGACACATGGGAGAATGAAGTTGAACTTCCAGGAATGCCGAACAAGTCAGAAGTTGGATATGCTGACTATGTTCTATATGATGACACTCACAAGCCTTTAGCTGTTATTGAAGCAAAGAAAACTTGTGTTGATGTATCAAAAGGCAGACAGCAGGCAAAACTTTATGCAGACATTTTAGAAAAGCAATATGGCAGACGACCTGTAATATTCTTAACTAACGGATTTGAAACAAGGATTGATGATGGTAGATATCCCGAAAGAAAAGTTGCAACCATATATTCAAAACGTGATTTGGAAAAGATGTTCAATCTTCGTAAGACAAGGACAAGCCTTAAAAATGCGATGGTTGATAAAAATATTGCAGGGCGTTATTATCAGGAAGGTGCTATCAAAGCAGTTTGCGATTCATTGGATATTAAAAACCGAAGAAAAGCACTTTTAGTTATGGCAACCGGTTCAGGGAAAACAAGAACTGTTATCGCACTTTGCAAGGTGCTGGCTGAACATAACTGGATTAAAAATATCCTATTCCTTGCCGACAGAAATTCTTTAGTAACACAGGCAAAGCGTGCTTTTGTAAATTTGTATAAAGATTTATCTGTTACAAATTTATGTGAAGAAAAAGATAATTTTTCAGCACGATGTGTATTTTCAACCTATCAGACTATGTACAACTGCATAGATGAAATAAAGGATGATGAGGGCAAACTTTTTACAAGTGGTCATTTTGACTTAGTTATTTGTGATGAAGCACATCGTTCTATTTATAACAAATACAGAGATATATTTAATTATTTTGATGCTCCTTTGGTTGGTCTTACTGCTACACCGAAAGATGAAATTGACAAGAATACCTATGAAATTTTTGAACTTGAAAATGGTGTGCCTACTTATGGATATGAACTTGCTGAAGCGGTAAAAGACGGATATCTGGTTGATTATATTTCCATTGAAACAAAACTTAAATTTTTAGAAGAAGGTATCTCATATAATGAGTTATCCGATGAAGAAAAAGAAGAATATGAAAACAAGTTTACCGATGAGAACGGGGAATTACCTGACCATATTAATAATACGGCGCTTAATGAATGGATATTTAATGAGGACACTATTAAACAGGTGCTTCACACCTTAATGACAGACGGTATAAAGGTAAATTACGGAGAAACTTTAGGCAAAACCATCATATTTGCAAAGAACCACGACCATGCCGAGAAAATATTTGAAGTATTCGGTAAAGAGTATCCTCATTTAGTAGGATATGCAAAGGTTATTGATAACTATATAAAATACGCACAAAGTGCCATTGACGAATTTTCAGAGGGTGACAAGCTGCCAAGAATTGCAATTTCGGTTGATATGCTTGATACCGGTATTGATGTTCCTGAAGTATTAAACCTTGTATTCTTTAAAAAGGTTATGAGCAAGGCAAAATTCTGGCAGATGATAGGAAGGGGAACGCGACTTTGTCCTAATCTTTTAGATGGTGAGGATAAAAAGAAATTCTATATATTTGATTTTTGTAATAACTTTGCTTTCTTTAGAATGCATAAAGGAAAGCCTACAGCAAATCAGCTTGCCCTACAGGGAGCAATATTCAACTTAAAAGCACAAATTGCGTTTAAGCTACAAGACATTGCATATCAAACAAAGGATTTGATTGCTTTCAGAAAATCATTAATTGATGAAATGGTAGCAAAGGTTCAGGAACTCAATAAAGATAATTTTGCAGTTAAACAACACTTAAAATATGTTGAACTTTATGCAAATAAAGAAAATTATAATGCACTTACTTACGAAGATACGCTTATTATGGGTGAAGAACTTGCACCGCTTATCAATCCTGATGAAGATGAGGTAAGTGCAGTTCGTTTTGATGCGCTTATGTACGGAATTGAACTTGCGTATCTTATAGGGAAAAAATATACACGCGCAAGAAAAGATCTGGCTAAAAAAGTTGCCGCTATTGCAAGCGTTGCCAATATTCCTGAAATAGCTGCCAAATCGGAACTTATTGATAAAATCCTCAATACTGATTATGTAGAAAATTCAGGTATTAACGAATTTGAATATATAAGAACATCACTTCGTGATTTGATGAAATATATTCCAATTATTGACAGAACAACATATACAACCCATTTTGTTGATGATATTCTTTCTGTAGAATGGAATGAAGCGGAACTTGAAAGTGATGACCTCAAAAACTACAAAGCGAAAGCGGAATATTATGTAAGAAAACATCAGGATGAAAGCGTGATTGCGAAATTGAAAAGCAATATACCTCTTACAAAAGATGATATTTTGATGCTTGAAAAAATTTTGTGGAATGAGGTCGGTACAAAGGATGAATATACTGCTGAATATGGAGAAAAACCGCTTGGCGAATTTGTCCGTGAAATTGTAGGACTCGATATGAATGCCGCAAAAGAAGCGTTTTCTGAATTTCTTAATAATGCAAATCTTGATTCAAGACAGATTTATTTTGTAAATCAGATTGTAGAATATATTGTTCACAACGGAATGATGAAAGATTTATCTGTTTTACAGGATTCTCCATTTACCGACAGAGGAAGTGTAGTCGAAGTGTTTACCGATTTGTCAGTATGGGCGAGAATACGCAAAGTTATCGAAAGTATCAATATGAATGCAGCAGCTTAA
- a CDS encoding Fic family protein codes for MIKVSITNDILKKISTIDENRFFIRTIELPQLIKNRLRKNSKKKSSYASNKIEGNPLTETQAYEVMERDKHKHFLKPEQEIRNYFLALNLLEEKLKTKTPFSKELILEVQEMVEKGASKEKIGIRGAMPAGMLFAVYDSESGAPEYIPPQHTEIPTLLDELVEYVNTTDDHPLIIAAVVHYQLVTIHPFEDGNGRTARLISGYLLDLYGYGFNGIGSLEEYFAYNSDEYYSSLQMGLPALYYSGRDNPPHPEIWINYFLRMMELYSGKVCELSKASADDKLDGSLSYLNTKEKDFLAYLIESRMFEFTPIEVSKKLGCTNKTIINRCAKLTSNGFLIPNIIKERVRSYSLSNFSKNNEKQILSKIKG; via the coding sequence ATGATAAAGGTTTCTATAACAAATGATATCTTAAAAAAGATATCTACTATTGACGAAAATCGTTTTTTCATCAGAACAATCGAATTACCGCAATTAATAAAAAACAGGCTCAGGAAAAATTCTAAAAAGAAAAGTTCATATGCTTCAAACAAAATTGAAGGAAATCCTCTAACCGAGACGCAAGCATACGAGGTAATGGAACGAGATAAACATAAGCATTTTTTAAAACCTGAGCAAGAGATTAGAAATTATTTTCTTGCCCTTAATCTACTTGAAGAAAAACTTAAAACAAAAACCCCTTTTTCAAAGGAACTTATATTGGAAGTTCAAGAAATGGTTGAAAAGGGAGCATCAAAAGAAAAAATTGGTATTCGCGGTGCAATGCCGGCAGGAATGTTATTTGCAGTGTATGATTCAGAAAGTGGTGCACCTGAATATATACCTCCTCAACACACAGAAATCCCCACACTTCTTGATGAACTTGTAGAATATGTAAATACAACCGATGATCACCCACTTATTATTGCTGCAGTTGTCCATTATCAATTGGTCACAATACATCCTTTTGAAGATGGTAACGGTCGTACCGCAAGATTGATATCAGGCTATCTACTTGATTTATATGGTTATGGATTTAACGGAATTGGTTCTTTGGAAGAATATTTTGCATATAATTCTGATGAATACTATTCATCGCTGCAAATGGGGTTACCGGCACTTTATTATTCCGGCAGAGATAATCCACCGCACCCGGAAATCTGGATAAACTATTTTCTTCGTATGATGGAACTGTATTCCGGCAAGGTGTGCGAACTGTCAAAAGCATCTGCCGATGACAAACTGGATGGTAGTTTGTCATATCTTAATACAAAGGAAAAAGATTTCCTGGCGTATCTTATTGAAAGTCGTATGTTCGAATTTACACCTATAGAAGTAAGTAAAAAACTTGGATGTACAAATAAAACCATTATAAATCGCTGCGCGAAATTAACTTCAAATGGTTTTTTAATACCCAATATCATAAAAGAAAGAGTACGCTCATATTCTTTGAGTAACTTTTCAAAAAATAACGAAAAACAAATTCTCTCAAAGATTAAAGGATAA
- the metG gene encoding methionine--tRNA ligase — protein sequence MKEKFYITTAIAYASRKPHIGNTYEIVLSDAIARYKRMLGYDVYFLTGTDEHGQKIQLEAEKQGINPQKYVDNVADEIKTIWDLMNTTYDQFIRTTNPKHKETVQKIFKKLYEKGDIYKGEYEGHYCTPCESFFTKTQLVDGKCPDCGREVTLTKEEAYFFKMSKYADKLIEYIETHPDFIVPESRKKEMVNNFLKAGLQDLCVSRTSFSWGIPVTFDDGHVIYVWIDALSNYITALGYDPENPSELFNKNWPCDVHVIGKDILRFHTIYWPIMLMALDLPMPKQIFGHPWLLSGDDKMSKSKGNVMYADDLVRHFGVDGIRFYLLSEMPYAQDGTISYDNIIARYNSELANTLGNLVNRSIAMVNKYFGGVVTKSSYEDEFSCDLKECALKTVKNVTDKMNEFKVSDALSEIFNLLRRSNKYIDETTPWVLAKNEEDKDKLNACLYNLIETIRISAVLLSSFMPETSENILSQLNVKEYDYESILTFGAIENGHKVSEGTPLFARIDEAKKLEEIEKEIDKNSVKLPEFKEEIEFSDFEKLDLRVAKVLNCEKVEKADKLLKFTLDVGGATRTIVSGIAKFYKPEDLIGKNVVIIANLKPVKLRGIMSEGMILSTDDNGQIKIVEIDKSVNSGAIVC from the coding sequence ATGAAAGAAAAATTCTATATAACAACCGCCATAGCGTATGCTTCAAGAAAACCGCATATAGGTAACACCTATGAAATTGTGTTGTCCGATGCGATAGCAAGATATAAAAGAATGTTAGGCTATGACGTATATTTTTTGACAGGGACTGACGAGCATGGTCAAAAAATTCAGTTAGAAGCCGAAAAGCAGGGAATTAACCCGCAAAAATATGTTGATAATGTTGCAGATGAAATAAAAACTATCTGGGACTTAATGAACACAACCTATGACCAGTTTATAAGAACAACTAATCCTAAGCATAAAGAAACAGTTCAGAAAATATTTAAAAAACTTTATGAAAAAGGGGATATCTATAAAGGCGAGTATGAAGGTCATTATTGCACACCTTGTGAATCCTTCTTTACAAAAACTCAACTTGTTGACGGTAAATGCCCTGACTGCGGAAGGGAAGTAACCTTAACAAAAGAAGAAGCATATTTCTTTAAAATGAGTAAGTATGCAGATAAACTCATTGAATATATAGAAACTCATCCTGACTTTATTGTGCCTGAATCAAGAAAAAAAGAAATGGTTAATAATTTCTTAAAAGCAGGGCTTCAGGACTTATGCGTTTCACGTACATCATTCTCATGGGGTATTCCTGTTACATTTGACGATGGTCATGTTATATATGTATGGATTGATGCACTTTCAAATTATATAACTGCTTTAGGTTACGACCCTGAAAATCCATCCGAACTATTTAATAAAAACTGGCCTTGCGATGTTCATGTTATAGGTAAAGATATTTTAAGATTTCATACTATATACTGGCCGATTATGTTAATGGCTCTTGACCTTCCTATGCCGAAACAGATTTTCGGTCACCCTTGGTTATTATCAGGGGATGATAAAATGAGTAAATCAAAGGGTAATGTTATGTATGCCGATGATTTAGTTCGTCATTTTGGTGTTGACGGAATAAGATTTTATCTTCTTTCGGAAATGCCTTATGCGCAGGACGGAACAATCAGTTATGATAATATAATTGCAAGATATAATTCCGAACTTGCCAATACTTTGGGAAATCTTGTTAACCGTTCAATTGCAATGGTTAATAAGTATTTCGGCGGAGTAGTTACCAAATCTTCTTATGAAGATGAATTTTCTTGCGATTTAAAAGAATGTGCATTAAAAACTGTAAAAAATGTTACTGACAAAATGAATGAATTTAAAGTAAGTGATGCACTTTCTGAAATATTTAACTTACTAAGAAGAAGTAATAAATATATTGACGAAACAACCCCTTGGGTACTTGCAAAAAATGAAGAAGATAAAGATAAACTTAACGCTTGTCTTTATAACTTAATTGAAACAATAAGAATAAGTGCTGTGCTTCTTTCTTCCTTTATGCCTGAAACCTCAGAAAACATTCTTTCTCAGCTTAATGTAAAAGAATATGACTATGAAAGCATTTTAACATTCGGAGCAATTGAAAACGGTCATAAAGTAAGCGAAGGAACTCCGCTTTTTGCAAGAATTGACGAAGCGAAAAAATTAGAAGAAATAGAAAAAGAAATAGATAAAAATTCAGTAAAACTTCCTGAATTTAAGGAAGAAATTGAGTTTTCAGATTTTGAAAAACTTGATTTGCGAGTTGCTAAAGTATTAAATTGTGAAAAGGTTGAAAAAGCAGATAAACTTCTTAAATTTACTTTAGATGTTGGTGGTGCTACACGTACCATTGTTTCAGGTATTGCAAAATTCTATAAACCTGAGGATTTAATAGGTAAAAACGTTGTTATTATTGCTAACTTAAAGCCTGTTAAATTAAGAGGCATAATGTCAGAAGGAATGATTTTATCAACCGATGATAACGGACAGATTAAAATTGTAGAAATCGATAAATCTGTTAATTCAGGTGCGATAGTATGTTAG
- a CDS encoding TatD family deoxyribonuclease, which produces MLEFFDSHAHYMDEKFDEDRDELLMSLNKEGNVSHIMNIGYDIPSSYKVAELADKFPFCYGAVGVHPHDADSVKMSDYDILRKLCENEKIVAIGETGLDYYYDNSERERQKEEFANHLDLAYELKLPVVIHEREAVKDTLDIILERDNIGVFHCFSGSVETAKIILNKGYYVSFAGPVTFKNAKYVKEVAKYVPSDRFLIETDCPYLAPVPKRGERNNSFNLKYIVKEIADLRGDNEENIAKLSMENAKRLFGVK; this is translated from the coding sequence ATGTTAGAATTTTTTGATTCACATGCTCATTATATGGACGAAAAATTTGACGAAGACCGTGATGAACTTCTTATGTCTTTAAATAAAGAGGGGAATGTGTCCCATATTATGAATATCGGATATGATATTCCTTCTTCGTACAAAGTGGCAGAGTTAGCAGACAAGTTTCCGTTTTGTTACGGTGCAGTAGGTGTGCACCCTCACGATGCAGACTCGGTTAAAATGTCCGATTATGATATTTTAAGAAAACTTTGTGAAAATGAAAAAATAGTTGCAATAGGCGAAACGGGTCTTGACTATTATTATGACAACTCGGAAAGAGAAAGGCAAAAAGAAGAGTTTGCAAATCATCTTGATTTAGCATACGAACTTAAATTGCCTGTCGTAATCCACGAAAGAGAAGCAGTAAAGGATACTCTTGATATAATTTTAGAAAGAGATAATATTGGAGTTTTTCATTGCTTTTCGGGTAGTGTTGAAACTGCAAAAATTATTTTAAATAAAGGATACTATGTTTCTTTTGCAGGACCTGTTACTTTTAAAAATGCAAAGTATGTTAAAGAGGTTGCAAAATATGTTCCGTCTGATCGTTTCTTAATAGAAACCGATTGCCCTTATCTTGCTCCCGTTCCTAAAAGAGGAGAGAGAAACAACTCTTTTAATTTAAAATATATTGTAAAAGAAATTGCAGATTTAAGAGGGGACAACGAGGAAAATATTGCAAAGTTAAGTATGGAAAATGCAAAAAGGTTATTTGGAGTAAAATAA